In the genome of Vicingus serpentipes, the window GAGCTGAATTATGCTAAAATTGAGTCAGGCTTTATTGATTTGGAAGTGTTCAGCGAGGTAAAAGAAAGAATTGTGGTAACATTAAAAATATTAAGTGCAAGCTTAAACGGTGATACTCTTTTTATAGCAGACACAATAGAGGCAGCAACAGCTTCTGTTCCTGGTTATTTTTCAACCTCCTTTGATATAAGTAATTATGAGCTTGACTTAACTGGAATAAATAATAATTCGACAAATACATTAGTTACAAAAGCCATAGCGAGTCTTCATCCTGAAGCTTTTTTTGTTCAAGTAAATTCAGGAGATAAAATTATTTTTAATTATAAATTTAGAGACGTTGTTCCTTATTATGTTAAAGGCTATTTTGGAAGTCAAGATTATCAGTTTGGACCCGAAACTACTGATTTCAATATTTTTAATACTATAGTTGGAGGAAGTATTGATTTAAATGATGTAAATGTAATGCTCGATTTTGAAAACGGTATTGGTGTTGATGCTCAATTATCTCTAACAAACTTTTCAACTCAAAATTTATCTAGCGGAAATATTGCAAATTTATCTGGAAGTATTATTAATTCGCCAATTAATATTAATAGAGCTCAAGAAACATATAACTTTCCTGAAGTGATTTACAGTTATTATCAAAAGCAAATAAACACTTCTAACTCTAATATTGATGAACTAATAGAAGTTTTGCCTGACAAACTTACTTATCAAGGAAATTTAAAAATTAATCCCTTGGGTAATATTTCAGGAAGTAATGATTTCTTATTTAAGAAATATCCTTTAAGAGCTAAGCTGAATGTAGAAATGCCTTTATCTATAGTTGCGAATAATCTAACACTTGTTGATACTGTTGAATTTACTTTAGCACAAGAAAATGTTAAAAATATAATTGATGGTAATTTGTTTGTGTATGCAAATAACGGATATCCTTTTGATGCTGATTTAAAATTAGAATTACTCGATCAGAATAATCAATTATATAAAACGATTTCTATTATTAATAACAGAATAGAAGCTGCAGCTGTAAATAGTATATTTAGAGTTGAAACACCTAAAATGTCGGTTTTGAATATTCCTCTATCAGCAACTGATATTTCAGAGTTAACATTAGCTAATAAGATGAAGTTAACTGTTGCATTTACAACAATTGCTCAACCAAATTATTTAAAGATATATAGCGACTATAAAATTGATTTAAAATTAGTTGGAGATTTTGCTTATCAAATTAATGCTGATTAAAATGAGCAAAAGTTTTAGTTTAATAATAATATTTTTGTTGTTTGGAGGATTACTTCAAGCTCAATCTTTTCAAAATTATTTTGCTGACACCACTCAACGATTAAGTATTCAAACAGAAGCAAGCTATTTTTATGGTTCTAATGGAGTAAGTAATCAATTTATAAATCATTTTATTACTGGTGAAAAAATTGATAAAGAAGATAAACAAGATGCTTACAAGAATTTAAAATCAAAGAATGTTTTTGGTGCAGATTTAAATTTTAGTTTAAATGCTGAAATTCCGTTTGATACACTGCTTGGAAAGTCAAATATGTCATTAGTTGTTGGAGTTGAAATGGTAGAGCATGCAGATGTATTCTTTACTGAAGATTTATTTAAATTGGCTTTTGATGGGAATAAACAATTTGCTGGCACTTCAGCAGATTTTGGGGGAACAAATATTAATTATTTTAATTACCAACAGTTCAATATTGGTTATGTAAAGTATAAAAAACAACATGGCAATATCGCTAGAGAAGGAGTGAAATTTTCTATAATAAAAGCCCAAGAGCATATTGCAATAACAGTACCTAGAGGTAAATTATTTACAGAACAATATGGTAGAGACATTTCGTTAGATGTAAATTATATCTATAATAGTAGTGATACATTAAATAAAGGAATAGGCGCTTTCAATGGTTATGGGGTTTCAACTGATTTGTTTTCTGAATTTTATTTAAAAAATAATGATAAAATCACAGTTCAAGTAAATGATTTGGGTTTTATACAGTGGAATAAAAAATCAATTCAATTGGAAGCTGACAGTATTTTTAATTACAATGGAATTGAAATTGATAATGTTTTTGATTTAAATGATAGTCTAGTCGCAAATATATCTCAAGACTCGTTATTAAATCTGATAGCCACAGATAAAAGTAAAGGAGGTTATTCTATAGCTTTACCCACTTTAGTTAATGTTTTTTACACTAGACAATTTAATTCTAAAATTAAAATTGATATTGGTGCTCAGTATAAAATTTTAGCAAATTATATACCTTTAGTTTATATTAATATTTACTTCAATTTCAATCCTACTTTTGTTGCTCAAACTCATTTTTCTTATGGAGGGTATGGGCGTTTTAATACAGGACTGGTTTTCGCAAAATCTTTTAAAAACAAGTTTCAATGTTATTTAGGTTCAAATAACATACTTGCTTATTTTATACCTAAAGCAACCTATTCAAGTAGTACTTTTGTAGGTTTAAAAATGTATTTTTGATATTATGAAATCTTTAATGAACGTACCCAATATTAAGCATCTCGATTCTGGTAACTTTTTTTTAATTGCAGGTCCTTGCGCTGTAGAAAGTGAAGAAAATGTATTTGAAATAGCATGCACTATAAAAGAAATAACTGATAGATTACAAATACCTTATATTTTTAAAGCATCTTATCGTAAGGCCAATCGCTCAAGATTAGATTCTTTTACTGGTATTGGTGATGAAAAGGCGCTAAATATTATTAAAAGTGTAAAGGATAAATTACGCTTGCCGGTTTTAACAGATGTGCACACAGCAGAAGAATGTGCTTTGGCAGCTCAATATGTAGATGTTTTACAAATACCTGCTTTTCTATGTCGTCAAACAGATTTATTAGTAGCTGCTGCAAATACAGGTAAAATTGTTAACATTAAAAAAGGTCAATTTTTATCGGCTGATGCAATGAAATTTGCAGTTAATAAAGTCAAAGAATCAGGGAATTCAAATGTATGGTTAACTGAGCGAGGAACGACTTTTGGGTACCAAGATTTAGTAGTTGATTTTAGAGCAATACCTATTATGAGAGAATATGCTCCAACAGTTCTAGATATTACACATTCACTACAACAGCCGAATCAATCGAGTGGTGTTACTGGAGGTAAACCAGAGTTAATTGAAACAATTGCAAAAGCCGGTATTGCTGTTGGTGCAGATGGAATATTTATTGAAACTCACCCTGATCCAGCAAATGCAAAAAGTGATGGAGCAAATATGTTGAGGTTAGATTTATTAGAAGATTTACTAGTTAAACTGATTAGAGTTAGAAAAGCAATATGATTAAGCAAGCTTTAATATTGTTGTTTTTGATGCCATTTTTAGCTATTGCTCAAACAGACAGTCTGGTTCATTTATATGCTTTTGGAGGTGGTGGTAATGATTTAGGCGAAGATATTCAACAGACTTTAGATGGAGGTTATATTATAGTGGGTTCTACAGCAAGTAGTGGTGATGGTAATACAGATATTTACTTATTAAAAGTTGATTCATTATGTAATTATCAATGGAGTTTTGCTTTGGGTGAAAGTGCGAATGATTGGGGATATGCTGTTCAACAAACTCAAGATAAAGGTTATATCGTAGCATCTAGTACTAATAGTTATGGTAATAGTTATCAAGCTTTCCTAATGAAAAGAGATTCTTTAGGAAATTACGAGTGGCAAAGAAATTATGGATTGGAAGATTGGGATTTTGTTTACGATATTGCTAAAACTTATGATAATGGATTTGTTTTTTGTGGTGAAACTTATAATAACACTAATGGTTATTCAGATGTTTGGGTTGTAAAAATAAATAATCAAGGAGATACTCTTTGGACAAGAACTATCGGTGGAGATCTGGTTGACAAAGGAAACGCAATAATAGAAACTTTAGATTCTAATATTGTTGTAGCAGGTATAACAACTACGATTTCAGATTCTACACAAGCTTATGTACTAAAATTCGACAAATATGGAGTATTAATATGGGATAGTATTTATGGCGGACAAAAACACGAATGGATTTATGATGTAGTAGAAAATGAACCAGACAAATACACTCTTGCAGGATCAACAAATAGCAATATTAATGGAGATTTAGATCATTATATATTAAATTTAAACAAAAATGGCGTTTTGCAGTGGGATTTTACAATAACTAATTCAGCAGAGGATGACGAGATGTGTGCTGTTGGTTTAATGCCAAGCGGTAAAATATTGGTAATTGGAGACTCCAAAACTGGAGGTGGAGGAAAGAAAAATGTAGCAATGTTTACATTAACTCCGAATGGATTTTGGGGAGGGAGTTCAACAGTAATAAGCAACATAGAAGATGAAAATATAAAGGGATTAAACATAAATAATTTAGGTAGAATAGTCGGAGTAGGGAGTACAAACAGTTTTGGAAATGGAAACAAAGATGTTTTGTTGCTGAGAATGGATGTTATTTTACCATCTAATGATACAACAAGTTTTGTATATAATGATATAACTCCAATAGGGATTAAAGATATTGAAAATAAATCTGACATTACTATTTTTCCGTCCATTACAGATGACCATTTTTTTATTAATGTTTTAAAACCTAATTCGTTTGACAAGGTTGAAATAATAAATGTTAAAGGACAAATAGTTAATGAATATTATGGAATAAAAAATAGAGTTTCAGTATCACACCTACCAAAAGGAATTTATATTGTTACGCTAAAAGAAAATGGTGCAACTATATATCAAACGAAATTCGTCAAAAATTGATTCCTATTTATAATAGAACATTGCACTCGCTTAAAGTTTTATTTAAGGATATTTATTTCTTAATTGTTTTAGTCTTACTTATAGGAGTATTTATTTATAAGTACCAAGATTTATTTTTGCCTTTTTTTAGTGATGAATTATGGACATATGGCCCAGCTATAAGGAAAATGTCTGTATTTGGCCCGAGCTTATTACCGAGTTCATTACCGCTGACTGATCACTGGGCGCACCCATTACTATTTTTCTTCCTTTCTAGTTTATGGTGTTTGATTTTTGGAGCGAGCTTATTCTCAGTTCATTTGTTTGCTGCACTATTATCATCATTATTGTTGGTTGTTCTTTATTTAACGGTTAAGAATATGCTTAATCGAGAAATTGCTTTTTACTCAACATTAATATTTGCAAGTCAAAGTATTTTTTTGGGGCAATATAACCTTGCTTTACCAGAAATATTAACTACAATATTTACATATTTAGTAATCTACTTTTCGGAAAAGAAAAAATATAAATTGTTTATCTTTTTTGGAATATGTCTTGTTTTAACGAAAGAGTCTGGTGTGTTTCCATTAATAGCTATTATCGGTTGGAATTTAATTAGGGATATTTTTTATGATAAATCGTTTTCATTTTCCAAACAAACTATAGTTAAATATATAATCTTTACGGTGCCTTTTATTGCAATTGTTAGTCATTTTGTTTTGCTAAAATTAGAATATGGTTGGTTTATTATGCCATTAAGAACGGAATCTTTCGAGTTTACTTGGGATGTTTATCATGAAAGGCTAATGAATACTATTCACTATTTATTTATTGGACAAGGAAGAAGACCTTTACCAATAACTCTATTTTTTATAGGTATCCTGTTTTACCCTAAAATCAAAATTTTATATAGAATTGTTATCGTTTTGGTGTCATTTAGTTTGATGAAAATGTTTTTTGGGTATTGGGAAGTTCCTGAATTTGTTGAATTTCTAGTCATACCAATTATATTTATAGTTATTGTGAAATTTATTTTCATAGATAGTTATAAGAACGATAGGTCGGAAAGTGGCTTTATAGCCATAGCTACACTTTTCACTATTATTTATATCCTTTTTATTTCTTCATTTTTTGATAGTAGAAGGTATTTATTGTTTTTAGTTCCAACCCTAATTGTTATTACAATATATTTCTTAAATCAGATACCAAAAATTAACAAATACTTATTACCGTTGGTTGCAATCGTTTCAATCGGATTTTCCATTCAATATCAAATTAATGATACAGATCAGGGTGATGATACCAATCATTATCAAGATTTATGTTTTATTCAGAAAGAAGCTGTTGGATATTTGGAAGAGAAATATCAATATACACAATCAATTCGAACAACCTTTCTAGTAAAACATTCGCTAGAAAGACCATTAACAGGATATTTAAAAACCATTACTAAATTTAGTAATGTGGCTTCATTGGCTAAAGACGGTAATAATTGTTTATATATTTTTGTGAATACGGAATTACCAAATGATTACTATAGTTTCAAGAAAGAAAAAAATCTTAAATTGGTTAAGAAATTTGAAAAGCGTAATGCTTGGATAGAAATCTATAAAAACTAAACCTTATGATATTCGTAACTACAGAAACAATTCAAGGTTAAGAAATTTCAGAATCTTTAGGAACTGTAAGAGGAAGTACAGTTAGAGCAAGAAATATAGGAAGAGATATTTTTGCTGGATTAAAAAATATAGTGGGAGGAGAAATATCGGAATACACTCAGCTATTAGCAGATGCTAGAGAGCAGGCAATTAAAAGAATGTTAGACGATGCTCAAAAATTAGGAGCAGACGGAATAGTTAATGTTCGTTTTACGACATCTCAAGTAATGCAGGGTGCAGCAGAAATGTTAGCTTACGGAACAGCAGTAAAATTTAAATGAGTATTTTTTAAATACATTTAAAATAATCGAAAGGCTCTAGGCATTCATCACAAGTGTATAGTGCTTTGCAAGCTGTTGAACCAAATTGACTTTTTAAAGATGTGTTTTTCGATTTACATCGAGGGCAAACAACAACTTTAGGTCCATTAGCAAATAAGACTCCTTTGTCGGCTGTTCCATCAATTGGAGGAGCTATACCGTACTCTCTTAATTTTTCTTTGGCTTCTTTTGTCATCCAGTCGGTTGTCCAAGCAGGAGAATAAACCATTTTTATCTGAACATTGTCTATCCCTTTTTCTTTTAGGGTGGAAACAATGTCATCCTCAAACATTTTCATGGCTGGACAACCAGTATAAGTAGGAGTGATGGTTACGATTATTGTCGTTGGAGTTATTTCAACATCCCGTAAAACACCCAATTCTTCAATTGTAATCACTGGAATTTCAGGATCAGGAATTTCTTTAAGAAATTCCCAAACCTGATTTTTAGTATATCTTATAGTGTAATCTTCGTTTACCATTGAGCTTCTGGGTATGCTCGTTGTAAAAATTGCATTTCAGCAATTAAATGTCCTAAATATTCAGAATGCATAGCATTTAATCTACCAGATTGCATGTAACATTCTTCTGGTTTAGTTAAAGTTGCTCTTTCTATTACTTGGTTAATTGTTTTATCCCATTCTTTTTTTACTTCAGCTAAATCTACGGCAATACCTTCTTTAATTAAGATTTCATCAACTTCATTCATTTCAAATAAATCACCAGTAAATTCCCATAAATCATTTAAAGATTCTTGAATTTTATTATGACTTTCTTCAGTGCCGTCACCTAAACGAACTAACCATTCTGAGCTATGTCTTAAATGGTAAGTGACTTCCTTTATTGATTTTGCTGCATGAGCAGCAATCATTTCATCTTCACTAGATTTTAGTGCCTGAAATAAATGGTAGAAAA includes:
- the kdsA gene encoding 3-deoxy-8-phosphooctulonate synthase, yielding MNVPNIKHLDSGNFFLIAGPCAVESEENVFEIACTIKEITDRLQIPYIFKASYRKANRSRLDSFTGIGDEKALNIIKSVKDKLRLPVLTDVHTAEECALAAQYVDVLQIPAFLCRQTDLLVAAANTGKIVNIKKGQFLSADAMKFAVNKVKESGNSNVWLTERGTTFGYQDLVVDFRAIPIMREYAPTVLDITHSLQQPNQSSGVTGGKPELIETIAKAGIAVGADGIFIETHPDPANAKSDGANMLRLDLLEDLLVKLIRVRKAI
- the paaD gene encoding 1,2-phenylacetyl-CoA epoxidase subunit PaaD, whose translation is MVNEDYTIRYTKNQVWEFLKEIPDPEIPVITIEELGVLRDVEITPTTIIVTITPTYTGCPAMKMFEDDIVSTLKEKGIDNVQIKMVYSPAWTTDWMTKEAKEKLREYGIAPPIDGTADKGVLFANGPKVVVCPRCKSKNTSLKSQFGSTACKALYTCDECLEPFDYFKCI
- the paaC gene encoding 1,2-phenylacetyl-CoA epoxidase subunit PaaC, with the translated sequence MTTNEALINYCLRLGDSSLILGQRMSEWCSNGPILEEDIAMTNVALDLIGQSRTMLTYAGKLEGKGRTEDDLAYKREEREFYNTLLSERPNGHFGDTVARNFLHSAFFYHLFQALKSSEDEMIAAHAAKSIKEVTYHLRHSSEWLVRLGDGTEESHNKIQESLNDLWEFTGDLFEMNEVDEILIKEGIAVDLAEVKKEWDKTINQVIERATLTKPEECYMQSGRLNAMHSEYLGHLIAEMQFLQRAYPEAQW
- a CDS encoding T9SS type A sorting domain-containing protein; this encodes MIKQALILLFLMPFLAIAQTDSLVHLYAFGGGGNDLGEDIQQTLDGGYIIVGSTASSGDGNTDIYLLKVDSLCNYQWSFALGESANDWGYAVQQTQDKGYIVASSTNSYGNSYQAFLMKRDSLGNYEWQRNYGLEDWDFVYDIAKTYDNGFVFCGETYNNTNGYSDVWVVKINNQGDTLWTRTIGGDLVDKGNAIIETLDSNIVVAGITTTISDSTQAYVLKFDKYGVLIWDSIYGGQKHEWIYDVVENEPDKYTLAGSTNSNINGDLDHYILNLNKNGVLQWDFTITNSAEDDEMCAVGLMPSGKILVIGDSKTGGGGKKNVAMFTLTPNGFWGGSSTVISNIEDENIKGLNINNLGRIVGVGSTNSFGNGNKDVLLLRMDVILPSNDTTSFVYNDITPIGIKDIENKSDITIFPSITDDHFFINVLKPNSFDKVEIINVKGQIVNEYYGIKNRVSVSHLPKGIYIVTLKENGATIYQTKFVKN
- a CDS encoding DUF5723 family protein, with amino-acid sequence MSKSFSLIIIFLLFGGLLQAQSFQNYFADTTQRLSIQTEASYFYGSNGVSNQFINHFITGEKIDKEDKQDAYKNLKSKNVFGADLNFSLNAEIPFDTLLGKSNMSLVVGVEMVEHADVFFTEDLFKLAFDGNKQFAGTSADFGGTNINYFNYQQFNIGYVKYKKQHGNIAREGVKFSIIKAQEHIAITVPRGKLFTEQYGRDISLDVNYIYNSSDTLNKGIGAFNGYGVSTDLFSEFYLKNNDKITVQVNDLGFIQWNKKSIQLEADSIFNYNGIEIDNVFDLNDSLVANISQDSLLNLIATDKSKGGYSIALPTLVNVFYTRQFNSKIKIDIGAQYKILANYIPLVYINIYFNFNPTFVAQTHFSYGGYGRFNTGLVFAKSFKNKFQCYLGSNNILAYFIPKATYSSSTFVGLKMYF
- a CDS encoding glycosyltransferase family 39 protein yields the protein MIPIYNRTLHSLKVLFKDIYFLIVLVLLIGVFIYKYQDLFLPFFSDELWTYGPAIRKMSVFGPSLLPSSLPLTDHWAHPLLFFFLSSLWCLIFGASLFSVHLFAALLSSLLLVVLYLTVKNMLNREIAFYSTLIFASQSIFLGQYNLALPEILTTIFTYLVIYFSEKKKYKLFIFFGICLVLTKESGVFPLIAIIGWNLIRDIFYDKSFSFSKQTIVKYIIFTVPFIAIVSHFVLLKLEYGWFIMPLRTESFEFTWDVYHERLMNTIHYLFIGQGRRPLPITLFFIGILFYPKIKILYRIVIVLVSFSLMKMFFGYWEVPEFVEFLVIPIIFIVIVKFIFIDSYKNDRSESGFIAIATLFTIIYILFISSFFDSRRYLLFLVPTLIVITIYFLNQIPKINKYLLPLVAIVSIGFSIQYQINDTDQGDDTNHYQDLCFIQKEAVGYLEEKYQYTQSIRTTFLVKHSLERPLTGYLKTITKFSNVASLAKDGNNCLYIFVNTELPNDYYSFKKEKNLKLVKKFEKRNAWIEIYKN
- a CDS encoding YbjQ family protein, whose translation is MSESLGTVRGSTVRARNIGRDIFAGLKNIVGGEISEYTQLLADAREQAIKRMLDDAQKLGADGIVNVRFTTSQVMQGAAEMLAYGTAVKFK